The following coding sequences are from one Lysinibacillus sp. FSL W8-0992 window:
- a CDS encoding putative polysaccharide biosynthesis protein: MSNLMKGTAILTLGMFLSKVLGLIYIFPFYAIVGQENIALYQYAYIPYSIMLAIAISGAPIAVSKFVSKYNAMGDYQSGRKLMKSGILIMMITGIASFAALFILATPIGELVIKSDEQKFTVEQIASVIRWVSFALIVVPFMSLWRGFFQGYDKMEPTAISQLVEQIVRIVVLLGGSFLVVVVFNGKPETAVSFAVFAAFIGAIGGLMVLYYYWKKYQPEFNLLRSQSVTSTQLPMSNIYKEVITYSIPMVFVGVANPLFQLVDMLTFNGAMSSNGLAKVTDEYLSMINFTTHKVVIIPVMLATGFSMALVPTITKYYTQGEYLSLRHAMDKTYQILIFITLPAVVGISLLANEIYFMLYSESEMGAAILAHYAPVAILFALFQVTAALLQGIDFQKWIVFSLLSGILVKLALNITFIRWLEADGAILATAIGYSVSIIINMLVLRKTLNYKSEMVLRRVMLITLLTVAMAVGVLIVHKLLELVMGPVDGKFSALVYSVICAAVGIAVYGYLSLRLGLAQKLLGERLTRITSKFGFK; this comes from the coding sequence ATGTCCAATTTAATGAAAGGTACAGCGATATTAACTTTAGGGATGTTTTTATCCAAGGTGCTTGGATTAATTTATATTTTTCCCTTTTATGCGATTGTTGGGCAAGAAAATATCGCGCTGTATCAATATGCATATATTCCTTACTCAATTATGCTAGCAATAGCCATTTCAGGCGCACCCATTGCTGTTTCTAAGTTTGTTTCTAAATATAATGCAATGGGAGATTATCAATCAGGTCGCAAGCTGATGAAGTCAGGTATACTCATTATGATGATTACGGGTATTGCGTCATTTGCTGCCCTTTTTATACTTGCAACACCGATTGGTGAGCTCGTTATAAAAAGTGATGAACAGAAATTTACAGTTGAGCAAATTGCTTCTGTTATCCGCTGGGTAAGTTTTGCACTGATTGTTGTGCCATTTATGAGTTTGTGGCGTGGCTTCTTCCAAGGCTATGACAAAATGGAACCAACAGCAATCTCGCAGTTAGTGGAACAAATTGTTCGAATTGTCGTGTTATTAGGCGGTTCTTTCTTAGTAGTAGTTGTGTTTAATGGCAAACCTGAAACAGCAGTTTCTTTTGCCGTATTTGCAGCCTTTATCGGTGCAATTGGTGGTTTAATGGTGCTCTATTACTATTGGAAAAAATATCAACCTGAATTTAATTTATTGCGTAGTCAAAGTGTTACTTCAACACAGCTACCAATGTCGAATATTTATAAAGAAGTGATAACATATTCGATTCCTATGGTATTTGTAGGGGTTGCCAATCCATTATTTCAATTAGTGGATATGCTAACGTTTAATGGAGCGATGAGTTCAAATGGCTTAGCGAAAGTTACAGATGAATATTTATCGATGATCAACTTTACAACACATAAAGTTGTAATTATTCCAGTTATGCTAGCTACTGGCTTTTCGATGGCACTAGTACCGACAATAACCAAATATTATACACAAGGTGAGTATTTATCGCTACGTCATGCGATGGATAAAACGTATCAAATATTGATTTTCATTACCTTGCCTGCTGTTGTTGGTATTTCATTATTAGCAAATGAAATTTACTTTATGCTTTATTCAGAAAGTGAGATGGGCGCAGCTATTTTAGCACATTATGCACCAGTTGCGATTTTATTTGCGTTGTTCCAAGTTACTGCTGCACTGCTACAAGGCATCGACTTTCAAAAGTGGATTGTCTTCAGCTTACTATCAGGTATTTTAGTCAAACTAGCACTTAATATAACGTTCATTCGTTGGTTAGAAGCAGATGGAGCTATTTTGGCAACTGCGATTGGCTACAGTGTATCCATTATTATTAATATGTTAGTCCTTAGAAAAACGCTTAATTATAAATCAGAAATGGTATTACGTCGCGTAATGCTTATTACACTTTTAACAGTTGCGATGGCAGTAGGTGTATTAATTGTCCATAAGCTATTAGAACTTGTAATGGGACCAGTGGATGGCAAATTCTCTGCGCTCGTATACTCTGTTATTTGTGCGGCAGTGGGTATTGCTGTTTATGGATATTTGTCATTACGTCTAGGCTTAGCACAAAAATTACTTGGTGAGCGATTGACACGTATTACAAGTAAATTTGGATTTAAATAG
- a CDS encoding pseudouridine synthase produces MRLDKLLANMGYGSRKEVKQLLKQKAVSVDGTYVKDAAMHVDPDQQNVVVYGERVVYTEFVYYMMNKPPGVISATEDLRDETVIDLLDPLHQHFQPFPVGRLDKDTEGLLLLTNDGVLAHNLLSPKKHVPKVYYAKIEGIVTQEDGEIFARGVELDDGYVTKPGELVILNSAPQSEIELTIQEGKFHQVKRMFEAVGKHVIYLKRLSMGSLQLDESLALGEYRELTSEELAGLQNRD; encoded by the coding sequence ATGCGTTTAGATAAATTACTAGCCAATATGGGCTATGGCTCACGAAAGGAAGTTAAGCAACTCCTAAAACAAAAGGCAGTTTCCGTTGATGGCACATATGTGAAGGATGCAGCAATGCATGTTGATCCCGACCAACAAAATGTTGTCGTCTATGGTGAACGTGTTGTATATACAGAATTTGTGTACTATATGATGAATAAGCCTCCTGGTGTTATTTCTGCAACTGAAGATTTACGAGATGAAACGGTCATTGATTTATTGGATCCGCTACACCAGCATTTTCAACCATTTCCTGTTGGGCGTTTAGATAAAGATACAGAAGGCTTGTTACTGTTGACGAATGACGGTGTATTGGCACATAATTTATTATCTCCAAAAAAACATGTACCAAAAGTGTACTATGCCAAAATTGAGGGCATTGTTACGCAGGAAGACGGAGAAATATTTGCTCGTGGCGTTGAGTTAGATGATGGCTATGTAACAAAGCCAGGCGAGCTTGTCATTTTGAATTCTGCACCGCAATCAGAAATTGAATTGACGATACAAGAAGGTAAATTTCATCAAGTGAAACGTATGTTTGAAGCAGTTGGTAAACATGTTATCTACTTAAAACGCCTTTCTATGGGAAGCTTACAACTTGATGAAAGTTTAGCATTAGGTGAGTACCGTGAGTTAACGTCTGAAGAATTAGCAGGTTTACAAAATAGAGATTAA
- a CDS encoding GGDEF domain-containing protein, with amino-acid sequence MKKLRIKLLISLIAFALILVAVISSVNRQILVANIEDQEASNRTLIENHILTDMQTVDNAHFYFDKNISEDMEQELQALAIYYKENPNLATWDLQQMKSNHGMDIYILDKTNTVIYTTFEKDRGLNFSLCCKNFSALLDERRASGQFYTDGIDISTTTGEYRKFSYLATHDKKYLLELGLKLSEVPVFQTFNFGKTADYLIDKYADLLDLRTINAGGIFFSDTDPSRTTVKNQSKKFQEHFKLALQTMEPAEYQQELGNGYKETYRFIPYEAEAIRGASTKRVVYVKYGNDTKLTALANNTKQFWFVLMIALVTSFIMLMVINRLLSKTIQLATYDPLTNVFNRATYISKMDKLLRKRKANTPGLLLIDLDNFKQVNDQFGHAEGDRILIKTANILNEAVKNNGFVVRFGGDEFAIVLYDTNEELMVQLANAILAKIRSLKKVDNMKWSVISVSMGGVICEKPNETELSLFERADKALYLSKKAGKDQYSSYDEVASTEEK; translated from the coding sequence ATGAAAAAACTACGAATTAAATTATTAATATCTTTAATTGCCTTTGCGTTAATACTTGTTGCTGTAATTTCTTCTGTAAATAGGCAAATACTTGTGGCAAATATTGAAGACCAAGAAGCTAGTAATCGAACATTAATTGAAAATCATATTCTAACGGATATGCAAACTGTAGACAATGCACACTTTTATTTTGATAAAAATATTTCGGAAGACATGGAACAAGAACTGCAAGCATTAGCTATTTATTATAAGGAAAATCCTAATCTTGCTACGTGGGATTTACAGCAAATGAAAAGCAACCATGGCATGGATATATACATATTAGATAAAACGAATACCGTCATTTATACCACATTTGAAAAAGATAGAGGGCTGAATTTTTCCCTTTGCTGTAAAAACTTTTCTGCTTTATTAGATGAAAGAAGAGCGAGTGGACAGTTTTATACAGATGGCATTGATATTTCGACAACTACAGGTGAGTATCGAAAATTTAGTTATTTGGCAACGCATGATAAAAAATATTTATTAGAGCTTGGCTTGAAATTAAGTGAAGTGCCTGTTTTTCAAACGTTCAATTTTGGGAAAACCGCTGATTATTTAATTGATAAATATGCTGATTTGCTAGATTTACGAACGATTAATGCAGGGGGTATTTTTTTCTCAGACACAGATCCCAGTCGAACTACTGTAAAAAACCAATCAAAAAAATTTCAGGAGCATTTTAAGTTAGCTCTTCAAACGATGGAGCCAGCTGAATATCAACAAGAGTTAGGCAATGGTTATAAAGAGACATATCGTTTTATACCATATGAGGCAGAGGCTATTCGAGGTGCATCTACAAAGCGAGTAGTGTATGTGAAATATGGTAACGATACGAAGCTGACTGCACTTGCCAATAATACGAAACAGTTTTGGTTTGTTCTGATGATTGCATTAGTAACATCATTTATTATGCTGATGGTTATTAATAGATTGTTGTCTAAAACGATACAATTAGCAACGTATGACCCACTAACAAATGTATTCAATCGTGCTACATATATAAGTAAAATGGATAAGTTATTAAGAAAAAGAAAAGCCAATACGCCTGGTTTATTATTAATAGATTTAGATAACTTTAAGCAAGTAAATGATCAATTTGGTCATGCAGAAGGCGATAGAATTCTTATTAAAACAGCCAATATTTTAAATGAAGCCGTGAAAAACAATGGCTTTGTTGTAAGATTTGGCGGCGATGAATTTGCAATTGTTTTATATGATACGAACGAGGAGCTTATGGTGCAGTTAGCAAATGCCATTTTGGCGAAAATACGAAGTTTAAAGAAAGTCGATAATATGAAATGGTCTGTAATTTCTGTTAGTATGGGCGGGGTAATTTGTGAAAAACCAAATGAAACAGAATTAAGTTTATTTGAACGAGCTGATAAAGCATTATATCTGTCTAAGAAAGCAGGTAAAGACCAATACTCCAGTTATGATGAAGTTGCATCGACAGAAGAAAAGTGA
- a CDS encoding MDR family MFS transporter: MQLSKMFHPLVWIILGGTIFTRIASFMAMPFLAIYLHNEIDASPLQIGLTIGIAPLISTVGGFFGGYLTDRFGRKSVILLTILVWSIVFFGFATAHTIWFFVVLNALNGLCRSFFEPSTQALMIDFTPAEKRKRLFSLRYTAINIAAVIGPLIGVYIAQLSSPSIPFMLTGAMYIIYAIFLFFVLNRYEMQQQKAKTQTKVLQTFTILLTNKVLLSFIFGAILINIGYSQFDSTLPQLIELKIEDGAKLYSLLISLNAAVVLLLQLPISIFSERFSSSTILLIGILFFAVGLTLFGLSTGYPLFICAMVIFTIGEIFAFPTMNVMIDEIAPDTQKATYLGASQFKNLGGFIGPIIGGWLLTHYIDAMFVVIAVLVLCSSLFYRSKTQGAS, translated from the coding sequence ATGCAACTATCCAAGATGTTCCACCCACTCGTTTGGATTATTTTAGGTGGTACTATATTTACACGTATTGCGAGCTTTATGGCAATGCCTTTTTTAGCTATATATTTACATAACGAAATTGATGCCTCCCCTTTACAAATAGGGCTGACCATTGGTATTGCACCATTAATTTCCACAGTAGGCGGTTTTTTTGGTGGTTACTTAACAGATCGCTTTGGTCGCAAAAGTGTCATTTTACTTACGATACTCGTTTGGAGTATTGTTTTCTTCGGCTTTGCTACAGCACATACGATTTGGTTCTTCGTCGTACTAAATGCGTTGAACGGTTTATGTCGCTCGTTCTTTGAGCCTTCCACACAAGCATTAATGATTGATTTCACTCCGGCAGAAAAACGTAAAAGATTGTTTTCATTGCGCTATACAGCCATTAATATAGCCGCAGTTATAGGGCCTCTTATTGGTGTTTATATAGCACAGTTATCCAGTCCTAGCATTCCGTTTATGCTGACAGGTGCTATGTACATTATTTATGCAATATTTTTATTTTTCGTTTTGAATCGTTATGAAATGCAGCAACAAAAAGCTAAAACACAAACAAAAGTGCTTCAAACCTTTACGATTCTTTTAACAAACAAAGTATTACTGAGCTTTATTTTTGGGGCAATTTTAATAAATATTGGCTACTCCCAATTTGATTCAACACTTCCGCAACTTATTGAGCTTAAAATCGAAGATGGTGCTAAGCTCTATTCTTTACTCATTTCGTTAAATGCGGCGGTTGTACTTTTACTACAATTACCGATTAGTATTTTTTCAGAGCGTTTTTCATCATCAACCATCCTTCTTATTGGTATCCTGTTCTTTGCGGTTGGTTTAACGTTATTTGGCTTATCTACGGGATATCCACTGTTCATTTGTGCAATGGTCATTTTTACGATTGGCGAAATATTTGCTTTCCCAACGATGAATGTTATGATCGATGAAATTGCGCCAGATACACAAAAGGCAACCTATTTAGGCGCATCCCAGTTTAAAAATTTAGGTGGTTTTATTGGTCCTATAATTGGCGGATGGCTTTTAACGCATTATATTGATGCAATGTTTGTTGTAATAGCTGTCCTTGTTTTATGTAGTTCCCTGTTCTATCGTTCCAAAACACAAGGTGCTTCCTAA
- a CDS encoding DeoR family transcriptional regulator has translation MKPTTDRMLNRIKDVYMFILDKGTVSTQDLVEEFSITPRTVQRDLNVLAFNDLVMSPSRGKWTTTSKKVKLTS, from the coding sequence ATGAAACCAACTACTGATCGAATGCTTAATCGTATTAAAGACGTGTACATGTTTATTTTAGACAAAGGAACCGTGTCTACACAGGATTTAGTCGAAGAGTTTAGCATCACTCCTCGCACCGTTCAAAGAGATTTGAACGTGTTAGCCTTTAACGATTTGGTGATGAGTCCAAGTCGAGGCAAATGGACAACGACGAGTAAAAAAGTAAAATTGACGTCTTAG
- the pepV gene encoding dipeptidase PepV, with translation MDWLHAAKERQDELIRELQELVQINSVLDEKTITADVPFGDGPLKALEWLLAKGEAEELQTKNVDNYAGHIEMGQGEELLGILCHVDVVPEGDETNWTYPPFSGTIADGKLFARGAIDDKGPTVAAWMAMKLVKDAGIQLNKRVRMIIGTDEETGFRCVDHYFKNEEMPTFGFAPDADFPLINAEKGIAELVFSQNKTGDATKEQLLLFNAGKRPNMVPDFAKATIQFVSGQFEQNFQTFLSKNQLEGSLLIEGSHYIITIKGKAAHAMEPEKGVNAAVYLAAFLQQELTTEGSKQFVDFIADVFHQDHYGNALALQFEDDMSGKTTLNPGIVTYDVAQGGSMVISMRYSVTYPFDEKITEAQRLAANKGFSLDIQDDSKPHYVSEDDPLIQALAGVYRRQTGDNETPLLSTGGGTYARVMKKGVAFGMLFPGEPDVAHRADEFVVIENLVKAAAIYAEAIVELAGK, from the coding sequence ATGGATTGGTTACATGCTGCAAAGGAAAGACAAGATGAATTAATAAGAGAGTTGCAAGAGCTCGTGCAAATTAATAGTGTATTGGATGAAAAAACGATAACAGCAGATGTGCCGTTTGGTGATGGACCGTTAAAGGCGCTGGAATGGTTGTTAGCAAAAGGTGAAGCTGAAGAGCTACAAACGAAAAATGTTGATAATTATGCTGGACATATTGAAATGGGCCAAGGTGAAGAATTGCTCGGTATTTTATGTCATGTTGATGTTGTGCCTGAAGGTGATGAAACGAATTGGACGTATCCACCTTTTAGTGGCACTATTGCCGATGGGAAATTATTCGCCAGAGGTGCTATTGACGATAAGGGACCAACAGTTGCTGCATGGATGGCGATGAAGCTTGTGAAAGATGCAGGCATTCAATTAAACAAACGTGTACGAATGATTATCGGGACGGATGAAGAAACAGGCTTCCGCTGTGTCGACCATTATTTTAAAAATGAGGAAATGCCAACATTCGGTTTTGCACCAGATGCAGATTTCCCACTCATTAATGCCGAAAAGGGCATCGCTGAGCTTGTGTTCTCTCAAAATAAAACTGGGGATGCGACGAAAGAACAGCTACTACTATTTAATGCTGGTAAGCGTCCAAATATGGTACCAGATTTCGCAAAAGCGACAATTCAATTCGTATCTGGACAATTCGAACAGAATTTTCAAACATTTTTAAGCAAAAATCAGCTAGAAGGCTCTTTATTAATAGAGGGTTCTCACTATATAATAACTATCAAAGGAAAAGCAGCTCACGCAATGGAGCCTGAGAAAGGTGTCAATGCAGCTGTTTACCTTGCAGCATTTTTACAGCAAGAGTTGACGACAGAAGGAAGTAAGCAATTTGTCGATTTTATCGCAGATGTATTCCATCAAGACCATTATGGCAACGCACTAGCATTACAATTTGAGGATGATATGTCTGGTAAAACGACATTAAATCCGGGTATTGTAACATATGATGTGGCGCAAGGTGGCAGTATGGTAATTAGTATGCGCTACTCTGTAACTTATCCATTTGATGAAAAAATTACAGAGGCTCAACGCTTAGCTGCTAATAAAGGATTTTCACTCGATATTCAAGATGATTCAAAACCGCATTATGTAAGCGAGGATGACCCATTAATCCAAGCGTTAGCCGGTGTTTACCGCCGTCAAACAGGTGATAACGAAACACCGCTCCTTTCTACTGGTGGTGGTACGTATGCACGCGTTATGAAAAAGGGTGTGGCATTCGGTATGTTATTCCCTGGTGAGCCAGATGTGGCACATCGTGCGGATGAATTCGTTGTCATTGAAAATTTAGTAAAAGCTGCGGCTATTTACGCAGAAGCAATTGTTGAACTTGCGGGAAAGTAA
- the dat gene encoding D-amino-acid transaminase, protein MAYSLWNDQIVEEGSITVSPEDRGYQFGDGIYEVIKVYNGNMFTAQEHIDRFYASAEKIRLVIPYTKDVLHKLLHDLIEKNNLETGHVYFQITRGTTSRNHIFPDASVPAVLTGNVKAGERSIENFEKGVKATLVEDVRWLRCDIKSLNLLGAVLAKQEASEKGCYEAILHRGDTVTECSSANVYGIKAGKLYTHPANNYILNGITRQVILKCAAEINLPVIEEPMTKGDLLAMDEIIVSSVSSEVTPVIDVDGRQIGAGVPGEWTRKLQKAFEAKLPISINAK, encoded by the coding sequence ATGGCATACTCATTATGGAATGATCAAATCGTTGAAGAAGGATCTATTACAGTTTCACCAGAAGACCGTGGTTACCAATTTGGTGACGGTATTTATGAAGTAATTAAAGTTTATAACGGAAATATGTTCACAGCACAAGAACACATTGATCGTTTCTATGCTAGTGCCGAAAAAATTCGTCTTGTCATTCCTTATACAAAAGACGTTTTACACAAATTACTGCATGATTTAATCGAAAAAAATAACTTAGAAACAGGTCATGTTTATTTTCAAATTACACGTGGTACGACATCTCGTAACCACATTTTCCCTGATGCAAGTGTACCAGCTGTCCTAACAGGTAATGTTAAAGCTGGTGAGCGTTCAATTGAAAATTTTGAAAAAGGTGTTAAGGCAACATTGGTAGAAGATGTTCGCTGGTTACGTTGTGATATCAAGTCTTTAAATTTACTTGGAGCAGTGCTTGCAAAGCAAGAGGCTTCTGAAAAAGGCTGCTATGAAGCAATTTTACACCGTGGTGATACCGTAACAGAATGTTCATCTGCTAATGTTTACGGTATTAAAGCCGGTAAACTTTATACACACCCAGCAAATAACTACATCTTAAATGGTATTACACGCCAAGTTATTTTGAAATGTGCAGCAGAAATTAATTTACCTGTTATTGAAGAGCCTATGACGAAAGGCGATTTATTAGCAATGGATGAAATTATCGTGTCATCTGTTTCATCTGAAGTAACACCCGTTATCGATGTAGATGGTCGTCAAATTGGTGCAGGTGTACCTGGAGAATGGACTCGTAAATTACAAAAAGCATTTGAGGCGAAATTACCAATTTCAATCAACGCTAAATAA
- a CDS encoding nuclease-related domain-containing protein translates to MAQLVKIQDYISRYQIDLARYPTQFVRLKKSQWERIKRQWELGEDITEWQHTENEKDNDSFDEKERFSLFKKIFAGRQKEEIQEDIEQVDITNEFANEEDIIPEEETTLSFEPNIVYAPQSIHELKRMFIDQFFHFQMKWASSTLREKSYVDPRFMRDSLLRTLLQNLPDNYLVFYYPILQVRKAPIELDVVLMSPTECICITVLEAENQAVYVGGSERFWVKKVGTKDSKILNPMISLSRMESVLTQLFKQDQIDMPIRKVILTRNGYFDYPGSSFSVRLVDRRNYHEWMQSLKNVSSPMKHMQIRAAQTILNNVQTTSFNRDIWQQTSSKAED, encoded by the coding sequence ATGGCACAATTAGTGAAAATACAAGATTATATTTCACGTTATCAAATTGATTTAGCTAGATATCCTACACAGTTTGTGCGCTTAAAAAAAAGTCAATGGGAGCGTATTAAACGTCAATGGGAATTAGGAGAAGATATTACCGAATGGCAACATACTGAGAATGAAAAAGACAATGATTCATTTGATGAAAAGGAACGCTTCTCATTATTTAAAAAGATTTTTGCAGGGCGCCAAAAAGAAGAAATACAAGAAGATATTGAGCAAGTAGATATTACGAACGAATTTGCCAATGAGGAAGATATAATTCCGGAAGAAGAAACAACATTATCATTTGAACCTAATATTGTTTACGCACCTCAGTCCATCCATGAACTGAAGCGGATGTTTATTGACCAGTTTTTTCATTTTCAAATGAAATGGGCAAGCTCCACATTGCGAGAAAAATCGTATGTAGACCCTCGATTTATGCGTGATTCTTTGTTACGTACGTTGCTGCAAAACTTACCAGATAACTATTTAGTTTTTTACTATCCGATTTTACAGGTGAGAAAAGCACCAATCGAGTTAGATGTTGTGTTAATGTCACCAACAGAGTGTATTTGTATTACTGTGCTTGAAGCAGAGAATCAGGCGGTGTACGTAGGTGGCAGTGAACGCTTCTGGGTGAAAAAAGTTGGAACAAAGGATTCTAAAATACTGAACCCGATGATTAGCTTAAGCAGAATGGAATCTGTCTTAACACAATTATTTAAGCAAGACCAAATAGACATGCCGATTCGCAAGGTCATTTTAACACGTAACGGTTATTTTGATTACCCTGGTTCATCTTTTAGTGTTCGATTAGTCGATCGTCGTAATTATCATGAATGGATGCAATCATTGAAAAATGTTTCCTCTCCTATGAAACATATGCAAATTCGGGCAGCACAAACAATTTTAAATAACGTGCAAACGACGTCGTTTAATCGTGATATTTGGCAACAGACATCTTCAAAAGCTGAGGACTAA
- a CDS encoding diacylglycerol/lipid kinase family protein, with amino-acid sequence MRVLFIVNECAGNGKGKIVWNRLQQHLTIDYQVVLTQYEGHGQEIAKQWVQKDQIKKLIIVVGGDGTVHEVVSGIVHNNLVVIAVVSAGSGNDFARYFQTFKNAKQIETYVKTEMPSTMMDIGKLQLGAIQHEVFVNNAGIGFDAYVTRQINKSRLKYYFNKIGLGKLSYAAAVVRGLFRFTCFDVTVLAQNETLHFQNVWFVATSNQPYFGGGMKISPMSKADDGKIELTIVHNISRVKLLLIFATVFFEKHTKFREISFLQSEQFEIIVHANSVDCHTDGNYIGAIGHDAVVRCTVQQHAWKCITLEKSKNVISQ; translated from the coding sequence ATGCGTGTATTATTTATTGTTAATGAGTGTGCAGGGAATGGAAAAGGTAAAATTGTTTGGAATAGACTACAGCAGCATTTAACCATTGACTATCAAGTCGTGCTCACACAATATGAAGGGCACGGTCAAGAAATTGCTAAGCAATGGGTGCAAAAAGACCAAATAAAAAAGTTAATCATAGTAGTTGGCGGGGATGGCACCGTTCATGAAGTTGTTAGTGGAATTGTACATAATAATTTAGTCGTTATTGCCGTTGTTAGTGCAGGCTCTGGTAATGATTTTGCACGTTATTTTCAAACATTTAAAAATGCGAAACAGATTGAAACATATGTGAAAACTGAAATGCCTTCTACTATGATGGATATCGGAAAGCTGCAGCTAGGAGCTATTCAACACGAAGTGTTCGTCAATAATGCAGGCATCGGCTTTGATGCCTATGTCACAAGGCAAATAAATAAGTCACGTCTTAAATACTATTTCAATAAAATAGGACTAGGAAAGCTATCATATGCTGCTGCGGTTGTTAGAGGGCTATTTCGCTTTACTTGTTTCGATGTTACAGTTCTTGCGCAAAATGAAACGCTTCACTTTCAAAATGTCTGGTTTGTTGCTACGAGCAATCAACCGTATTTTGGCGGTGGTATGAAAATTTCACCTATGTCTAAAGCAGATGATGGCAAAATTGAGTTAACTATTGTTCACAATATTTCAAGAGTAAAGCTACTATTAATTTTCGCCACTGTTTTTTTTGAAAAGCATACTAAGTTTCGAGAAATATCTTTTTTACAAAGTGAACAATTTGAGATTATTGTGCATGCAAATAGCGTTGATTGTCATACTGATGGGAATTATATTGGCGCGATTGGGCATGATGCGGTTGTGCGATGTACAGTGCAACAACATGCGTGGAAATGTATAACATTGGAAAAATCGAAAAACGTCATTTCGCAATAA
- the trmB gene encoding tRNA (guanosine(46)-N7)-methyltransferase TrmB, whose amino-acid sequence MRLRNKPWAEEMITNHPEVIIPNPEDFKGNWQAAFGNDHPLHIEVGTGKGQFVTGMALQNPNINYIGIELYDSVIVCALENILEAKSPANLRLLKVNGADLYKFFEKNDVDRVYLNFSDPWPKIRHAKRRLTHEGFLKLYESILVDNGEIHFKTDNRGLFEYSLISMSEYGMLLKYVSLDLHANMPEDNVMTEYEQKFSAKGQPIYRLESQFIKK is encoded by the coding sequence TTGAGATTAAGAAATAAGCCTTGGGCAGAGGAAATGATTACAAATCATCCAGAGGTGATTATTCCAAATCCTGAAGACTTTAAAGGAAATTGGCAAGCTGCTTTTGGTAACGATCACCCACTACACATTGAAGTAGGTACTGGGAAAGGTCAATTTGTAACTGGAATGGCCCTACAAAATCCAAATATCAATTATATCGGTATTGAGCTTTATGATAGCGTAATCGTTTGCGCATTAGAAAATATATTAGAAGCTAAATCTCCAGCGAATTTACGTTTGTTAAAAGTAAATGGCGCAGATTTATATAAATTTTTTGAAAAAAATGATGTAGACCGTGTGTATTTGAATTTCTCAGATCCTTGGCCGAAAATACGCCATGCAAAGCGTCGCTTAACGCACGAGGGTTTTTTGAAATTATATGAGTCGATTCTAGTGGATAATGGGGAAATCCATTTTAAAACGGATAACCGTGGTTTGTTTGAGTATTCGTTAATTAGTATGTCTGAATATGGTATGTTATTAAAGTATGTATCACTCGACCTACATGCAAATATGCCAGAAGATAATGTTATGACAGAATATGAGCAGAAATTTTCTGCAAAAGGACAGCCGATTTATCGTTTAGAATCGCAATTTATTAAAAAATAG